The DNA sequence CAACGCTTGGTTGTCTGTTGCTTGGCTGCATTTATGGATATTACACTTTTTCAAGTCAAAATGTACAAAATAAACTAGATGGGATGGCCTCAAACATTTTGTTATTTGTTTTCATAGGGATATTAGCAGTTTGCTTATCGCAGATTAAATTAGTAAAGAAAAAACTTGAAAAAGCGGAAGATGAGTTTGATGCTTTGCGTTTTGAGGTCATTGAGAGATCCGAAGAATTATGGGATACGAAAGAACGATGGAAAAATCGAGAGAAGGTTTATGAGTTAATGAAAAATGAATATGATGTGAATTTATTTCATAAATAATAAAGTTAGGTGGGCGACTTGCACCTAACTTTATTATTTATGTTGGACTACATTTATTATGCACTTAAGTGTGGATGCCCAAAAAAGGCATTATGCTCTCGACTGTAGGTCGTGCCGTTTATTAATATTTCCTCGTTACAAAAAGACTGCACTCTTCCAAAATCAACTGTTCTGTGCTCTTTAGGACAGAATACTTCAACAGGGAGTCCTAATTTTTTATTGAATTCAATGTCATCATTAGTTACAAGCGACTTATTTAAAAGCTTATAATACATCAAAATCAATCTACTCCTTTAGGTGATATTGTCCTTAATTTGTAAGCGTTTTCTTAATATTGAGTATAATTTATTTATCTAAAAAATTCAATAATATAATTAAAATTAAGCAATTTATCACAACATGCCCAACTATTTTCATTATGTTGTATTGTCTTGGTTATAAAGGTAAAAAAAGTGTGAAAGGGCAAAAAAAAGGAAAGCCAGGTTCAATGGCTTTCTCAAAGAGAGAAAAATAAGAGGTCATTTACAGTAATACTTTACCACGTATATGCGCTAAAGTAAATACATAAATACGAATTTTCTGTCTAATAATCTAACATTATCACTATAGCAACAGTGTTAACGTTACATATATTTACATTATACCAAATTTGTAACAATTGAAAGCGAGAGAAACTGTTAAAATAAAGAAAAGAAAGCTACATGTTGAGGGGGGATTCGATTGACTGGGGGAGCAGTATTTACTGTTTTAGCATTTACATTTTCAATTGTAGCTGTTTGTGTATTGATGGCTTTTATTATGTTCACTCATTTTGCAAAAAATTAAAAAAGTGACACGCTAAGAGTGCGCTGTAAAAAGTTAAAAATCGACTTTTCAATGCCCTTGCAACAATAAAATCAAATTCAATTGGAGGTAAGACCAATGTTAATTCCAGTTACTGAATTCTTTAAAAATCTACCCGTTAAATTGTGTAGTGAATGTGGAGAAGTGATGGAAGAAATGCACGAGTGTTATTTGCCCCAATGTGAAAAGTGTACTAAAGACGAAAGTCCTAAGGTCAGTTGATCTTAGGCTTTTTCTTTGCATAGTTAGAATAGACGTCTTTTAAGTTTTTCTTATAGGATATTTGCTCATAGTGCTAGAATACTATTTAATTGGAAATACAATTATTGAAGGAGCATTATCGTGAGCAGACATGAAATATTAATCGTAGCAGGGTTCACAGTCATTATTATATTAAATGTGATAATGATTACTACAGTCTTTCAAATGAAAATTATCGTTGGTTCTGTTGAGTATCTAGAACATGAATTGTCGAGCTTACGTTCTGAAATGTCATCTGTCCACTGGCAATTACAAGAACAAGTTGAGCAAAGTCAATGGATAACAAATTCTTCGTACACCATATCAAAAGTAGAGGGTGTAACAGCGTTTGTTGACATCGAATGGAATCTCCGAGAATTATCACCTAGTGCAGAGGTCGTGCTTTTTTACCGTGACAATCAATCGACGAGTTGGAAAGAGGTAATCCCAAACTCATCACCTAGTTTATCGTATAAAGTACAACTAGAGGTTCCTTTAGATGGGAATTACGAGACAAAAGTTGTAGCAAAGTCAGAGGATGTAATTATAACTGAGCCTTTAGTAGAGCTTGACTTTGCAAGTCAATTGAAAGGCAGAATTGATTTTGATGTTTATGTTTATGGGGAAGGCAAAGAAAATAATATTAATATACATGTATACAACCCTCTTGATCATAATTTCTTAGTTGAGGATTCAACAAAACTCAAAATGAAAAGGGCGAATGCTACGATATTTGTTAATGATTCTGTTGTAGAAACAGTTAACTTACTTGACTATCTTGAAGAAAACCAGTGGAATGTCGAAGAGGACCAAGATGGGGACGCTCTTGAGTATTCAACAGATGAAATCATTTCTTTTAATACTACTGTATTACTAGAAGACAATGATGATATCGTTAAAATTGAGGTCCATGTAGATGATGGGTTGGGATTACAGTATAAATATATTTACTAAAAAAGAGGGCGGGGCAAAGGTTGTTTACCTTTTGTCCCGTCCTCTTTTCCACTAGAGCATGTGAGGGCTCCATCACCGGTGTTCTTACTTATTGTAAATCTTCAATTGAATCGATGTCCATGTAAGCAGGGACAACTAATCCAATTTTCGCACCTTCTAAGTTTACGC is a window from the Bacillus alkalicellulosilyticus genome containing:
- the yhfH gene encoding protein YhfH; this translates as MLIPVTEFFKNLPVKLCSECGEVMEEMHECYLPQCEKCTKDESPKVS
- a CDS encoding DUF2663 family protein; the encoded protein is MGKSTKDKEYQRYVSSIGIVLLDTLVERKNKEKKIETLLTNWSLTTLGCLLLGCIYGYYTFSSQNVQNKLDGMASNILLFVFIGILAVCLSQIKLVKKKLEKAEDEFDALRFEVIERSEELWDTKERWKNREKVYELMKNEYDVNLFHK